The Bremerella cremea sequence GAAGAAAAGAATTTCGAGCAGGTCATGCGTCTGCAAGCGCGGCAGCAGATGGAAAACCTAACATGGAGCAAACCGAATCCCGCAGTCGCAGATCGCTCGAAACTGCGTAAATTGATTGTTGACTGGCTTGAATGCGAAGGGCCTCTCTTCGAGCAATGGCCCCCCAAAAGCCACGAAACACTTCTCTTTGGTGGGGCGCACAAGCCGGAGAACGAAGAGTATCTCCGCGAGATCTTCACCCGCTTTCTTCCCAAAGCTTTCCGGCGACCGGTAACCGCAGCTGAAGTCGATCGCATCGTGACCTTATGCAACAGCGAACTGGCTGCCGGTGCCACTTTTAACGATGCAGTACGGACCGGCTTAGTCGCCGTGCTTTGTTCGCCAAAGTTTCTCTACCTGCTAGAACCCTCGGACGCCACCGAGAAACGCCCACTGAACGACTGGGAACTGGCCTCGCGTTTGAGTTACTTTTTATGGTCCAGCATGCCCGATGACGAACTGTTTGCCTTAGCCGAAGCCGGAAAGCTGCGCGATCCTGCAGTCCTTTCTCAACAAGTCACACGGATGCTCGCCGACGAGAAGATTGAGGGGTTCACCCAAGGGTTCGGTGCCCAGTGGCTAAAAACCGGTGAGTTCCGCAACTTCATGCCCGATAGCCGACTCTATCGCGATTACAACGACAAGTTGGGAGAAGCCATGGTTGGCGAGGCGTTGGCTTTTTTTGGCGAAGTGCTCCGTCAAAATGAATCGGCCCTTACATTCATCGATTCCGATTGGACCATGCTTAACGAGAGACTGGCCAAGTTCTACGCGATTGAAGGGGTCCAAGGAGATCACTTTCGCCGCGTAACACTGCCGGCGGACTCACCTCGTGGAGGTCTTTTAGCTATGGCCGGGGTTGCCCTGCGAGGCTCGGACGGGAATCGCACCAAGCCCGTTAATCGTGGTGTTTACTTGCGCGAGGTTCTCTTCAACGATCCCCCCAACCCACCTCCACCGAATGCTGGCGAAGTAGAACCCAACATTCAAGGAGAACGCTTGACGGTCCGCGAGCGGTTGATTCAGCATCAACAAATTGCCTCGTGTGCGGCCTGCCATCGCTCGATCGATTGCTATGGTTTTGCCCTGGAAAATTTCAACGTTATCGGCCAATGGCGAAACCAGCAAGATGGCGAAGACTTTCGCGGGCGCAATTCACCGCCGATCGATGCCTCTGGCACCCTTCCTAACGGCAAGTCTTTCGCGGACTTTGCCCAGTTCAAATCCCTTTTGCTTGAGCAAGATGAACGTTTTGCCCGTGGGCTCGCCGAGAAAATGCTCGTCTATGCGTTGGGGCGCCCTCTCGAACCAACTGACCGAGGCTTACTGAATCAGCTCACCCAGCAAATGCAACAACAAAACTACACGCTTAGTTCACTCATTCATGGCATCGTTCTCAGCGATACTTTCCAAACCAAGTAGCAACACTTCGTCCCAGGCAACCCTTCGCATGAACAGCACCGCCAAACCTTGGATTTCGCGCCGAACTTTCCTTCGTGGTACCGGCGTGGCCATGGCGTTACCCTACCTGGAGGCGATGATGCCACAAAGCGTCTTCGCCGCGCCGGTCCCGGCAGCGCCAACCCGCATGGGCATGTTTTACTTTGGCACCGGCATGAACATGCGACAGTTCTGGCCGGAACGAAGCGGAGTTGATGCCGCGAGCTCTCGCATTCTTAAACCGCTAGAGAAGCATCGCGGCAGCTTTACGGCCATCAACGGCACCTATCTCAACGAAGGGGGTGGCCACGATGGCGCTTATCCATTTAGTACCTCGATTGCGAAGGGAAAAAAGCAGCAGCGCAGCCCTGATCAAATTGCAGCTGCCGCGATCGGTTCCGAGACACGTTTCGCTTCCTTACAACTCTCGGTCGACCGAGGCACCAACTACGGCAGCCAGGCTTTGGCGACCATTTCGTGGAACGAACAAGGCGTTCCTTTAGCCGCAGAAAACGATCCGAAAGCAATCTTCGACAAACTCTTCCGCCCTGATACCCAAGCCGAGAAGTCGCAAGAGAAGAACGAGTTCCGACGACGGCGTTCCATTTTGGATCTAGTTCGAGACGATGCCCAGCAGTTGGCCCGCAAGCTCGGTAAGACTGACCGAGACCAGTTAGACCAATACTACAACTCCGTTCGCGAGTTAGAACAATCGTTGGCACGCCGCGTCGAATGGGCCGACACGCCTAAGCCATCGATCGAAACCGATAGCCTGCACGGCACGTACGACAAGAAGATGGCAGGTCCGGAAGGCAACGGAGATTATCTGTACGATGACTATGCCAAGCTGATGTACGACTTGATCGCCCTGGCATTTCAAACCGATTCTACCCGGGTAGTGTCGTATGTCGTTCGCAAGGAACTTGCCGGCGGTGTCTATCCAGAATTCAACGTTTCGCAAGGGTATCACTCGCTTTCCCATCACGGCAACGATCCCCAAAGCTTAGAGGAATTGGCCCGCGTCGATACGATTTACATGCAGCATTGGGCCTATTTATTGGATCGTTTGAAGTCGATCCGCGAAGGAGATAGCACCTTGCTCGATCGCACGCTGTTAGGGCTCTCTAGCGGCATGGGCTTCGAGCACAGCAAGAATAATCTCCCTACCGTACTCAGCGGTGGGATGGGGCTAGGTGTCAAACATCATGGCCATTTGCAGCTCGAGCAAGAAGTACCTTTGGCCTCGCTCTGGCAAACAATGCTTGATCGCGTTGGCGTGCCGGTTGCCGATCACTTCCAAGACAGCCCCGGCACGATTGCCGCCCTGGTGGGATAACATGCGTTTACCAAGATTGATATCGACCACCGTTTTCGCCATGTGCGTTGGGCTTGTTCCAAACTTGACTCACGCCCAAAAGCCCACCTTCTCGGAAAATTCCGTAGGAATGAAGCTGGTCCGCTTGCCAGCCGGCGAGTTCGAGATGGGCATGTTGGACGAACATCGTTTAAAACTGGAGCACAAGTCGAGCGCTTATCAACGCGAGATTCATGATTATGTGGAAGCCCCTGCGTTTCCCGTCAAGCTGACCAAGCCCTTCTCGCTTGGCGCGTCGGAGGTGACCGTCGGGCAATTTCGTAAATTCGTTGAAGCAACCAGCTACCAGACCGACGCGGACAAAGCTGGCGGAGCATTCGTTTTCACACCGCAAGCAGAAGAACCGCTCGATCGTTTTCAAAGAGTCGCTGGCACCAATTGGCAGAACCCTGGTTTCGAACAAACCGAGAACCATTCAGTTACCTGCGTTTCCTGGAACGATGCCCAAGCTTATTGCTGTTGGCTGAGCGAACAAGAAGGAGCGACCTATCGCTTGCCGACCGAAGCCGAGTGGGAATACGCCTGTCGAGCAGGCACACGCAGTTCGTACTGGTGCGGCGAAAAGCCGGACGATCTTTACCGCGTGGCGAACGTGGCAGACTCGAGCTTATCGGCTGTTTTCCCAGAAGATGTCATCCGACAACGAACGGTCGGTACCGATGACAAGTTCGCCGATGGCTATGTCTATACCGCACCGGTTGCCTCTTTTCCTGCCAATGCGTGGGGGCTACACGATATGCACGGCAATGTTTGGGAATGGTGCAGCGATAAGTACTCGGACCGACACTACCAAGACATGCTTGCCCAGGCCCGGCAGCAAGGTTCTCGCACGCACCCGAAACCAATTGTCGATCCCACCGGCCCGGAAGACACTCCCAAGCACCGCCACGGCGACTGGCGGACCGTGCGTGGCGGCTCTTGGTATGTGGCTCCTCTGCAATGCCGGAGTTCCGTTCGCGCGTTCGCGGAAGCCAATGACGCGTTCAGCTACCTAGGCTTCCGTGTCGTCAAAGAAGAAGCCCAGTAAGCCATCGGCTGTTTTGCAACCGTTGGTCTTACTGCTTGGCTGCGGCTTCCGCCAAGATCTTCTTTCCTTCTTCAGGGCTGATTTCGCGGATGAAGATATTTCGCCAGCGGATTTCTCCTCCGTGCGTCTGCAGCATGATCGGTCCCTTCGCAGGCAGAGGTTTGCTGCGATCCCAGTAGTTTTCCATCACCGCATTGTCCACCGTCACTTGATCGTTCAACCAAACCCAGGTTCGATCACCAATTTGGCGAATACGTAACGTGTTCCATTCACCAAACGGACGGTCAGCTAAAACAGCAGGGTCGCGACCAGGGGCGTCCGGAGCATTGTTGAACAGCCCACCAGAGCCCAGATGAGGGCGGCGTGTGGGACGCATGGGATCGAACTTTTGATTAGAATCCCAAATCTGAACCTGAGGCGTACCTCGCAGATAGATCCCGCTATCGGCGGAGGGGACCGTCTTGTATTCGATTCGCATTTCGATGTCACCGAATTCTTCTTCGGTCGTCGCATAGGGGCCATGCCCGTCGTTGATCAGCTCGCCATTTTCAACGGTCCAATTCTGCGGAAACTCTTCACGCTGCTTCTTCAGGTTCTCTTCTTTCTTCTCTCCTGCGAGCTTGACCGAGGAATGAGGATTCCAGCCATACCAACCGGTTAAGTCTTTGCCATTAAACAAAGCCCGAAAGCCTTCCGGGGGTTGCGGCTGGTCGGCCTGTAAAAACGTGGGAAAACCGAGTGCAACAACAACGCCCGCCATCAAGACACGGGGAAACAAACTTCGCATTCAAAAACTCCAGGTAGGAAAATCATTCGGTGGGTGGCGTTTTCCTGCCTCGTTTTGAGCAGGACTGAGGCCCTCATTCTAGCAAACCCCAGCAGACAAAATACCTGTTTTACGCATATCCCCTAGCGATCCCCCTTGAAAGAGCCTTGTCGCTGGCCAACAAAGTCATGTCATTTTGAACACGCATCACAAGGATTATCCGTGAAGTAGCCGTAAATTGCCGGGTGGCTTACCACTGATTGGCAATGGTGGCGGCTAGGTTACCGTTGGTGTTATCGCGCGTTCGTCCCCCCTTGCCAGCCACTCGGCAGCATGTTCTGTTGAGACACGCCTCTCTGAACAATTTCGCTCGATGCGTGTCTAGAAAAGCATATTCAAGCACGCCCATTCTCTTTGGATGTTAAGTCAAAAGAATGATAGCCTTGCTGCTGATCGTAGTGGGTTTAATCGCCCTCGTTATTGGTGCTGAAATACTGGTTCAAGGCGCATCCAAGCTCGCTGCGTCGATGGGGATTTCATCGCTTATAATCGGGCTAACCGTGGTGGCCTTTGGTACCAGTGCGCCGGAAATGGCCGTCTCGGTTACCTCCTCACTTACGGGAAGTTCCGACGTTGCCGTTGGCAATGTTACCGGTAGCAACATTTTTAACGTGTTGCTTATCCTGGGTTTGTCGGCGCTGATTACCCCTTTGGTCGTCGATCAGAAGCTCGTTCGCTTCGACGTTCCGCTGATTCTAGTTATCTCGATCATTGTCTGGCTGTTCGCATACGATCTCAGAATCAGCCAATGGGAAGGGGCTCTCCTGTTTGCAGGGTTGATTGCTTACACAATCCGCTGTGTTCTGGTTGGTCGCCAAGAATCGATCGAGGTGAAACAAGAATACAACGATGCGTATCTTGCCACCAACGAGGACAAAACGCCCTCTGCGACGCGGGTGAATGTCGTTTGGCAATTGTCTCTGATTGTCGGCGGGCTCGTTCTATTGGTAATAGGAGCCAATTGCCTGGTCTCGGGCGCGACAACCATCGCGCGCAGTTTGGGTGTGAGCGAACTGGTGATTGGGCTGACGATCGTCGCTGCGGGGACGTCTTTGCCAGAATTGGCGACATCGGTCGTGGCCGCACTACGTGGACATCGAGACATTGCTGTGGGCAACGTCGTAGGGAGTAATATTTTTAATCTTCTCGGTGTGCTGGGGCTTTCCGCAGCCGTTCTTCCTGGCGGTATTACCGTGGCAGAACAGGCCTGGAAGTTTGACATGCCGGTGATGATTGCCGTGGCGGCAGCCTGCTTACCGGTGTTCTTCACCGGCCACCGTATCGCGCGCGGAGAAGGCTTGCTGTTCGTTGGCTACTATGTCGCGTATCTCGTGGCAATCATCCTTTTCACAACGAAAAGCACGGCGTTACCGGCCTTTGAAGTCTTGATGATCTGCTTCGCGATTCCCATCACCGTAGTCACGCTGCTGATAAGTGTGACGCGTTCGTTGGACCTTTGGCGTTGGCAAAAGGCCAGAGAACGCTTTACCAACAGCGGTGACAAACTGCCCCATGTGGTGGTCATTGGCGGTGGCTTCGGCGGCCTGGCAACCGTGCGGAACTTGGGACGAACCGAATCGCGAGTGACGCTGGTCGACCGTCGCAACTTTCACCTGTTCCAACCGCTGCTCTATCAAGTCGCCACCGGGAGCCTCTCGCCTGCCAATATCGCGGCCCCGCTGCGTAATTTGTTGCGGCGACACTGGAATGTTTCGGTCCAACTAGAAGCAGTAACGGATATCGATCTCACGCGCAAGATGGTCTTGCTAAGCGATGGTCACGAGGTGTCGTTCGACTACCTGGTCGTCGCGGCAGGGGTTCGGCACAGTTATTTCGGCAATAGCCAATGGGAATCGGCCGCTCCTGGCTTGAAGACCATCGAAGACGCTACCGAGATTCGCCGCAAGATATTGTCCGCCTTTGAAGCGGCAGAAAACGAAACCGATGAGCATCGACGGCGTCAGTTGCTTACTTTCGTGATCGTCGGCGGGGGGCCAACCGGTGTGGAACTGGCTGGCTCTTTGGCCGAAATCGCTCGGCATACGCTGGAATTTGAGTTCCGCAAAATCAATCCTTCGTCGGCTCACATCATTTTGGTAGAAGCCGCCGATCGCATTCTTGGCATGTACCCACCCAAGTTATCGGCTGAGGCCCAAGCTTCGCTCGAGCGACTCGGCGTGCGAGTTCGTTGCCAAACGCGTGTCTTAGACGTCGAAGAAGGTCTGCTTACGCTGGCCTCATCCGATCAGCAGCAAGAACATCTGCCAGCAACCACCATTTTATGGGCTGCCGGCGTCGAGGCATCTCCTCTGGCCAAAAGTCTGGGTGAGCAAGCCAATGCCAATATCGATCGCGCCGGCAGAGTTGCCGTAAAATCGGACTTGAGCCTAGAAGGGCATCCGGAAGTTTTCGTTATCGGCGACATGGCCGCTTGCACCGGAACTGATGGTAAACCACTGCCTGGCATTGCTCCGGTAGCAATGCAGCAAGGAAAATACGTGGCGAAGTTGATTCGCGAGGAACTTGCCTTGGCAGAAACCAACAAGCCCCGAAAACGCGAACCGTTTCAATATCACCACCAAGGCAGCTTGGCCACAATTGGCCGATCAGCCGCTGTCGCAGAGATTGGCGGTTGGAAGCTAAGCGGGTTCCTGGCGTGGACGCTGTGGCTGGTGATTCATATCGCCAACCTGAGTCAATTCGAGAGCCGGATTCTCGTCTTCATTCAGTGGATCTGGAGCTTTATCACGTTCGGCCGCTCGGCGCGTTTGATTACAGGCGTGCCTCGTGAGACCGAATCGTCTCAATCCACCAACGACTCGCCAGAACAAGCCAACGTATAGGCCTCGTTCCTGCCAGCGAGCGAAAAAAGCCGCTAGACTTTACGTTTCCGCGCAGTCTAGTTACGGTAAAGTAAACCCTCCAGGCCCCTAGCCTAACTTCTAGCTTCGCGAGCTGTATCGATGCCCACCGATTCTTCCCCTGCTTACCACTCTTCCTCCAATCGCCGCAACTTTTTAACGGCCGTCTCTTCTTTGGCGATAGGGACCAGCCTGCTTCCGGAAACGGTTCAGGCCGAAGATAAACGGCCTATGCCTGGCAAGCCGGGTTTGCCGGTACTGCAAACCCCGACCGCTGACAGCATTGCGGTTGCCTGGTCGGCTCCCCAGTTAGCGACGGGGTGGGTGGAATATGGAACGACGCCTCAACTCGGCAAACGAACGTCTGTTTCTTCGAATGGGCTCAATCAACTTAACCGTCACTTTCTCTCGGCCCGTTTGCAAGACCTGCCTGCGGGGCAAAAGATTTATTATCGCACGGTAACCACACCAATTGACTTCCGAACCGCCTATCAAATCAAGCCGGGTGATCCGGAGGTTAGCGAAACGTTTACATTTCAGCTCCCAGACGCGGCGGCACCAACCGCTTCGTTTGCGATGATCAACGATACGCACGAAAAGCCAGAAGTCCTCCAAGCGATCATGAAACAACTTGCGGCCGAGCCAGCGGACTTTACCATTTGGAACGGCGACGTCTTCAACGATATCCGCACGGACGATCAAATTGTCGCTCAGGTCTTGGAACCAGCTGGCGGTGGCTATGCGGTCGAACGTCCGGTTTTGTTCACCAGCGGTAATCACGATGTCCGAGGCGTGAATGCACGTTCGCTCTCGCAGGCCATCCTTGATTGGCCCAGTTCGGCAGAGCTCGGGCGTTCGTTCGCCGTGCGTCAGGGGCCCTTGGCAATCATTGGTTTAGATACCGGCGAAGATAAACCAGATGCCCACCCGGTCTTCGCTGGTCTTGCCAATTTCGAGCCGTATCGCCAAGCCCAAGGAGAATGGCTGGCCGAAACCCTCAAGCGAGAAGACATCGCTTCGGCGCCCTACATTGTTGTCTTTTGCCATATTCCCTTGTGGGGCCTACCTGGCGATAACCCCGGGGACACGCTCGAAGGATATGCGAGCTACTCTCGGCAGTCGCAACAAGCCTGGCACCCACACCTGGCTGAAGCCGGAGTACAACTGGTGGCCAGTGGACATACCCACCAGTTTCGTTTTGATAAGCCGACCGAGGATCACTCCTATGCCCAAATCGTCGGAGGTGGTCCCAGCCTATCACGCGGCACCATTTTGCGCGGCTTCGCCGATTCCAAGCAGTTCAAGCTAACGGCGACCAGCATCGACGGCCAAGCTCTGGGCAATTGGTCATTCTCTCCCCGAACGGTATAGCCCCCCTCTTTTTGCCGAAATTAGCCTAATCCCCTTTAGGGCAGCCTAGGTTGGCCTGGCCACTGGCTTGTCGATCAATTTGCGCGGAAATGACCTGGTGATTCGGTGTCGTCTCATCAACAAACGTCGATCAGACAAGGCGATTCCCTCGGTATGACGCCTAGTCGCCCATAAATCAAGATTCAGCAGAAAAAAAACCAACCTAAGTCCATCTCAGAAAAGAATTTGCAAGCTGCGATTGGTGCAGCTTAGAATCGATGGGGTGTGATAGGATAAAGTGTTATGGGAACGGATGTTCCGCTGGATCGGTCGCTTTGGCCTGGGGCTTGGCATTCTGAAGCGTTTCTTATCCATGATTTACGATAGATCGGTCACAATTGGGGAAACTTAGGCAAACTCTTGCCCAAACTATTGATAACGACTGAGGTTCTCGCGAAGTAGATCGCAGGCGAGAAGTTTTCACCTGATGCCAATTGGTCGCGGCATCGCGTGATGACTTCCCAAGCCTTTGAAGTAGAGTCTTATTTGTTGTCGGGCAAGTGCCGCGACTTCCCTTGTGGAGACGACAATTGATTCGTATCGAAGTTAAAAAAGGCCCCATGCAAGGAAAGGTCTTTACATTTGAAGACCACGACATCTTCCTGTTCGGACGGGACGAGCAACATTGCCATGCTTCCATTCAAGAAGATCCATTCGTTTCGCGGCATCACTTTCTACTAGAAGTCAATCCGCCTCTTTCCCGCCTCAGAGATTTAGGGAGCCGTAACGGCACATTCGTCAACGGCACCAAGCATGGCGGCCGTGCCACCTTTGCGGCAGCCGAAGAGAACGCCAAAGTGGCCGGGCCCACGGTCGACCTAACCAATGGAGATGTAATCACCGCTGGCAAAACTGTTTTTCAGGTTTTTGTCGAAAACCAGAAGAACATCACAGCACCCCACGATATCGGGCGTGCTCCTTATCAGGAAGATGAACCGGCTGCTCCTTCGCCCGATATTCGCCGTACGATTTGCGAGATGCCAAGCCCGAACGCAGCATCCCATGTGGGCCGCCAAACAATCCATGAGTTGCCCCCCAGCCTGGGACGACAAACGATTGTCGAAATGCCTTCGCCATCGGGCCCCAGCATCGGGCGTCAGACCATCAACGAACCGGCAGACAGGCGGGACGAAATTGCTTTGATTGCTGGACGAGCCACGATGGTCGAAGGAGCATCTTCAACAGCTGGTGCCTTAGGTAGCCATGTCGGACATCACGAAACGGCTGCCTCCCCATTTCCCCAACGTCAACTTGGTGAATTCCCGATTCTTCAAGGATTCGAGTTTAACCAATCGCTTGGCACCGGCAGTTTGGGCGAAGTTTTTCTCGCTAAGCGAACGCTTGACAATAGTCCGGTCGCGGTGAAATTTCTCGCTTCGCGAATCAACATTGCAAAAGAAGCTCAAGACGAATTTCTTCAAGGGATGGAAACGAGCGCGCGGCTGAGACATCGCAACATCGTTCAGCTCTACGGCGCTGGCAAACTTGGCAATGAATTCTACTTCGTTACCGAATATTGCGATGGTGGCTCTCTCGCCCGCCTATTTCGGGCCAAAAAGAATTCGCTGCAGGCCAAGCATATCGCCGTTTCGCTTTATCTGCTGTTAGATGGTTTGTCGTATGCCCACGACAAAGGCTTGGTTCATCGAGATATCAAGCCATCGAATTTGCTGGCGACCAGAAAAAAGAAACGCTGGATTCCCAAGATATCTGATTTTGGCTTGAACAAGGCATTCGAAAAAGCAGGCTTCTCAGGGACGCCCCTCACAGAAACCACTGCGAGTAGCCTCCCCTACATGCCGCGAGAGCTTCTGACCGATTATAAATATGTCAATCCAGCAAGCGACGTGTTTAGCCTGGCGGCGAGTTTTTATCGAATCATCACAGGACGCTTTCCGCGCGGAGACGATAAGGGAAGTGACTCGTTATCGTTGGTTTTGCAGGGAGAAGTACCACTGCTGCGGAAGCGGTATCCAGGGATGCATGCGGGGCTGGCCGAAGTGTTAGA is a genomic window containing:
- a CDS encoding formylglycine-generating enzyme family protein; amino-acid sequence: MKLVRLPAGEFEMGMLDEHRLKLEHKSSAYQREIHDYVEAPAFPVKLTKPFSLGASEVTVGQFRKFVEATSYQTDADKAGGAFVFTPQAEEPLDRFQRVAGTNWQNPGFEQTENHSVTCVSWNDAQAYCCWLSEQEGATYRLPTEAEWEYACRAGTRSSYWCGEKPDDLYRVANVADSSLSAVFPEDVIRQRTVGTDDKFADGYVYTAPVASFPANAWGLHDMHGNVWEWCSDKYSDRHYQDMLAQARQQGSRTHPKPIVDPTGPEDTPKHRHGDWRTVRGGSWYVAPLQCRSSVRAFAEANDAFSYLGFRVVKEEAQ
- a CDS encoding 3-keto-disaccharide hydrolase translates to MRSLFPRVLMAGVVVALGFPTFLQADQPQPPEGFRALFNGKDLTGWYGWNPHSSVKLAGEKKEENLKKQREEFPQNWTVENGELINDGHGPYATTEEEFGDIEMRIEYKTVPSADSGIYLRGTPQVQIWDSNQKFDPMRPTRRPHLGSGGLFNNAPDAPGRDPAVLADRPFGEWNTLRIRQIGDRTWVWLNDQVTVDNAVMENYWDRSKPLPAKGPIMLQTHGGEIRWRNIFIREISPEEGKKILAEAAAKQ
- a CDS encoding calcium/sodium antiporter — protein: MIALLLIVVGLIALVIGAEILVQGASKLAASMGISSLIIGLTVVAFGTSAPEMAVSVTSSLTGSSDVAVGNVTGSNIFNVLLILGLSALITPLVVDQKLVRFDVPLILVISIIVWLFAYDLRISQWEGALLFAGLIAYTIRCVLVGRQESIEVKQEYNDAYLATNEDKTPSATRVNVVWQLSLIVGGLVLLVIGANCLVSGATTIARSLGVSELVIGLTIVAAGTSLPELATSVVAALRGHRDIAVGNVVGSNIFNLLGVLGLSAAVLPGGITVAEQAWKFDMPVMIAVAAACLPVFFTGHRIARGEGLLFVGYYVAYLVAIILFTTKSTALPAFEVLMICFAIPITVVTLLISVTRSLDLWRWQKARERFTNSGDKLPHVVVIGGGFGGLATVRNLGRTESRVTLVDRRNFHLFQPLLYQVATGSLSPANIAAPLRNLLRRHWNVSVQLEAVTDIDLTRKMVLLSDGHEVSFDYLVVAAGVRHSYFGNSQWESAAPGLKTIEDATEIRRKILSAFEAAENETDEHRRRQLLTFVIVGGGPTGVELAGSLAEIARHTLEFEFRKINPSSAHIILVEAADRILGMYPPKLSAEAQASLERLGVRVRCQTRVLDVEEGLLTLASSDQQQEHLPATTILWAAGVEASPLAKSLGEQANANIDRAGRVAVKSDLSLEGHPEVFVIGDMAACTGTDGKPLPGIAPVAMQQGKYVAKLIREELALAETNKPRKREPFQYHHQGSLATIGRSAAVAEIGGWKLSGFLAWTLWLVIHIANLSQFESRILVFIQWIWSFITFGRSARLITGVPRETESSQSTNDSPEQANV
- a CDS encoding metallophosphoesterase family protein gives rise to the protein MPTDSSPAYHSSSNRRNFLTAVSSLAIGTSLLPETVQAEDKRPMPGKPGLPVLQTPTADSIAVAWSAPQLATGWVEYGTTPQLGKRTSVSSNGLNQLNRHFLSARLQDLPAGQKIYYRTVTTPIDFRTAYQIKPGDPEVSETFTFQLPDAAAPTASFAMINDTHEKPEVLQAIMKQLAAEPADFTIWNGDVFNDIRTDDQIVAQVLEPAGGGYAVERPVLFTSGNHDVRGVNARSLSQAILDWPSSAELGRSFAVRQGPLAIIGLDTGEDKPDAHPVFAGLANFEPYRQAQGEWLAETLKREDIASAPYIVVFCHIPLWGLPGDNPGDTLEGYASYSRQSQQAWHPHLAEAGVQLVASGHTHQFRFDKPTEDHSYAQIVGGGPSLSRGTILRGFADSKQFKLTATSIDGQALGNWSFSPRTV
- a CDS encoding DUF1592 domain-containing protein, which encodes MTGRFPGFPEARPLMRFCQLTAVIAWLSLATIGYAQSPADHSETSLIAQEQIGRFLKTYCVECHGIETQESDLRLDQLQPDFAQPGTASTWIEVMDKMNLGEMPPEGSTLPSPEEVASVTGWIATELRQAERKKLGAQGHVILRRMNRAEYAHTVRDLLSLDFLPGESPESLLPPDGTAEGFDKVSVALMLDPSLLDKYFEVAQRIADSAIVDGAPPFPTEKMRLEMEDIAENRAIRYLCASPGIECQEKAIVLMQGSTRSFGVMKYPGLRQEIPIEGMYRIRVRAWGEPGEDGQPVVMRVRQNHPNADQQLLLETEVTATPQIYEIVVPRDPKCGEYNVSIVNEAGFQISSRVGNDLRNLQQKAGEEKNFEQVMRLQARQQMENLTWSKPNPAVADRSKLRKLIVDWLECEGPLFEQWPPKSHETLLFGGAHKPENEEYLREIFTRFLPKAFRRPVTAAEVDRIVTLCNSELAAGATFNDAVRTGLVAVLCSPKFLYLLEPSDATEKRPLNDWELASRLSYFLWSSMPDDELFALAEAGKLRDPAVLSQQVTRMLADEKIEGFTQGFGAQWLKTGEFRNFMPDSRLYRDYNDKLGEAMVGEALAFFGEVLRQNESALTFIDSDWTMLNERLAKFYAIEGVQGDHFRRVTLPADSPRGGLLAMAGVALRGSDGNRTKPVNRGVYLREVLFNDPPNPPPPNAGEVEPNIQGERLTVRERLIQHQQIASCAACHRSIDCYGFALENFNVIGQWRNQQDGEDFRGRNSPPIDASGTLPNGKSFADFAQFKSLLLEQDERFARGLAEKMLVYALGRPLEPTDRGLLNQLTQQMQQQNYTLSSLIHGIVLSDTFQTK
- a CDS encoding protein kinase domain-containing protein; protein product: MIRIEVKKGPMQGKVFTFEDHDIFLFGRDEQHCHASIQEDPFVSRHHFLLEVNPPLSRLRDLGSRNGTFVNGTKHGGRATFAAAEENAKVAGPTVDLTNGDVITAGKTVFQVFVENQKNITAPHDIGRAPYQEDEPAAPSPDIRRTICEMPSPNAASHVGRQTIHELPPSLGRQTIVEMPSPSGPSIGRQTINEPADRRDEIALIAGRATMVEGASSTAGALGSHVGHHETAASPFPQRQLGEFPILQGFEFNQSLGTGSLGEVFLAKRTLDNSPVAVKFLASRINIAKEAQDEFLQGMETSARLRHRNIVQLYGAGKLGNEFYFVTEYCDGGSLARLFRAKKNSLQAKHIAVSLYLLLDGLSYAHDKGLVHRDIKPSNLLATRKKKRWIPKISDFGLNKAFEKAGFSGTPLTETTASSLPYMPRELLTDYKYVNPASDVFSLAASFYRIITGRFPRGDDKGSDSLSLVLQGEVPLLRKRYPGMHAGLAEVLDTALRTECCERYPNAREMQNALRAMMKKEGWV
- a CDS encoding DUF1552 domain-containing protein — protein: MNSTAKPWISRRTFLRGTGVAMALPYLEAMMPQSVFAAPVPAAPTRMGMFYFGTGMNMRQFWPERSGVDAASSRILKPLEKHRGSFTAINGTYLNEGGGHDGAYPFSTSIAKGKKQQRSPDQIAAAAIGSETRFASLQLSVDRGTNYGSQALATISWNEQGVPLAAENDPKAIFDKLFRPDTQAEKSQEKNEFRRRRSILDLVRDDAQQLARKLGKTDRDQLDQYYNSVRELEQSLARRVEWADTPKPSIETDSLHGTYDKKMAGPEGNGDYLYDDYAKLMYDLIALAFQTDSTRVVSYVVRKELAGGVYPEFNVSQGYHSLSHHGNDPQSLEELARVDTIYMQHWAYLLDRLKSIREGDSTLLDRTLLGLSSGMGFEHSKNNLPTVLSGGMGLGVKHHGHLQLEQEVPLASLWQTMLDRVGVPVADHFQDSPGTIAALVG